The Kogia breviceps isolate mKogBre1 chromosome 19, mKogBre1 haplotype 1, whole genome shotgun sequence genome contains the following window.
CTCTGGACAATATGTTGAAGAGTGAGATGGATAAagaagggatgtgtgtgtgtccagAAAGAGGAGGGCGGTGAGATGGAGAAGCATTGGGGGTTACGGCACCTTCAGGATGCTTATCTTGGAAAAGATATGACTGGGGGGCTGGGATGATTGACTTTGAATAATGACAGACTGGCCTGGGTGGTAGGTTAGGGAGACTTTAGCCCTAAAGGGCAGAGCTCACAACAGCGAGTAGAGTTTTACAGGGCAGATCTTAGCTCAGAAGCAAAACGACTTTCAGCGCCCTGCCTAGAGGGAATGTTTTGAGGGAGAAAAAGTGGGTGACTCCCTGCCAATGAGAAGAGATTCTTTGACACCAAGTGGGAGAAGGTCACTGTCAGCTCTTTGGCATCCTGCTTTTGAAAGGTGGCCTACTTTGCCCTGTTTCTATTCATTAAAGTTAACACCTTTTCCTGAGAGCCTGCTACTTCGGTGGCCGCAGGATGAGTAACCAGAACTCAGTTCTGATTTGGGAAAAAGCTAAATAAGTTTCACGTGATCTGTAGTttgatttaaaagtaaaaaaaaaaaaagatgtattctTTTCTCTGATGTATAGAGAGCTAACTGAATCAATGAAATGCACAAACCTCTTCTGACCTCAGTCTGCACCAGAGACTTCCTTTAGCAGGCCATTCCTATTTTGGGTAGAAGCATTAAAAGGGCATCATAATGTATTGTTTTCCCCTTTGCTGCTCTTCCAGGGCCAGAGAAGGGCCTGGGAGAGGAACCTCATATTCAGTGAGCTGCCGCCATGAACCAGGCATCTATgtctcttatttaatcctcacatcagcCTTGCCATGGTTTGGGACCCACATGCTTCACTCTTCCACTCAGTCCGTACTCAGGGACAGAAAAGTGGCCTGAAAGgtgttggggagagggaggattCAATCTGACACCCCTCTGTTTAGTggccactgtgtgccaggcactgtgggagTGACAAAGTGACAGAGGAGACTGAGCCGGGAAGAACGTGGAGTGTGTGGGGATTTGGTTACAGATGGGATAGAGGTTGGTGGTTGATTGGGGAACGTCTTCAACAGCCCACCCCTCCATCACCGTGCATACATACTAATGACCCTAGAGTTTGTTCTGTGGGTGCCATTAAAGGATATCAAGCAAGGGGCTCACAgatgagatttttgtttttagagaCTCATTCTGGCTGAGCACAGGGAGGGACTGAAGAGTCGACGTTTCAGAAGGGTGTTGGATTAATCCTGGAGAGAGCCTCTGAGAGCCTAACGGGCCCCCTTTCCTTCAAGAACTCAGGGAGGTTGGAGCacacatcccagctccaccactcccTGGTTGTGTATCCGTGGGCATGTCAGCCCACTTTTCAGcgtcagtttccacatctgcaaagtgggaTTTATAATGCTTTTTGTCAGAGGGTAGTTGTAAAACTGCACCGTGCCTACCGCGTCAGTCGGCTCTCAGGCGAGGCTGAATTTCATGGTGGTGGGGAGCCGAGGATATTCTTGTCTGATGGCCTCTCCAGACTGAGTGACGTAGGTATCAGTGGCCTGCGGGAGTTCCTGCTGGTGAGCTGGAGGGAGGCTGAGGAGACTGGAAGAGGCCTGGAGTAttagggtgggaaagggagggtgctTCTGCCAGAGGTGATGGCCAGGAGTACCGAGGCATGGAGGACCCTGCAGAGGGCAGCGGTCCTCACTTTATAATGGGCAGGAGCGCAGGCTGCCTGCGTCACGTTTGGACCTCCAGGGCCTGAAGGCAGGGAGAAGGCTGAGCTGTTGTTTTCTCAAGCTTGGGGATTGGTTGGATTTTGAGGTTATTCAGTCAGCAAGCATTGATGGAGGAGTCCACTGTGTGCTCAggactgtgctaggcactgaggcATTGAGGTGGAGGATCTGACACAGTCCTTGCCCTCGTGGGCTGGTGGGAGAGATGGACAGGCAAACACAGGGTGATTCCTGCGCGTACAACAGGCTGTGGACACACAAATAAAGAAGAGAGTCTAGTTCTGTGTGGGGgtaagagggagaggaggagttaACCAAAAAGAAATCATTGGAAGAGTGTTAGGAGCCCACAGAATCAAGGGAGAAGCCTAGAGAACTGTGCAGGAATCTAGACATTTCTGGAAGGCCAGGCAGCAGGACCTTCAAGGACAGTTCAGAGCAGGAGGAAGCTGATCAGGACACACTTCTCAGGGGTACATAAACTTCGTTTGCTGGCTCTTTGTAACCATGTTCAGGGACCTATTTCCAGAGGTGGCATATACTCAAGTGGCCTAGTTTGGGTCTGATGCTCTCCTTGTGGCCGGGAGAGATGCAGCCACTGGCGGCAGTCTCAGCAGGCCACACTCAACGGGAAGGAGTCAtcccttaaaaagaaaattggggGTGAAGGAAGCTGTTAGGAAGAACCACAGAAATGTATTACAGGATGAATAAAAGTCCTTTTGGGGCAGGGGCTAGTGTTGCAGGCAGCACTCACCGCGGGCTCTGGAGCCGGGCTTCCCATATGGAAAGCCTGGCTTCTGCTctcacagctgtgtgaccttggacaaatttcCTCCCGTCTTTTTGCCTCcatttccttatatgtaaaagGAGAGCATAATGGTACCTCCTGTAGAATTACTGAGAAGATTACAATTAGTTAATTCTTGTGCATTTTTAGAATAGTGCCTGTCACATGATAAGTATTCAGCAAGGCAGTTGTAATAATAACAGTACATGATGACGACGATGATGATGATTGTTATTATCACTAAAGGAACCATAGGTGGTTTTTGTCAATGTGCCTGGCAGGTAGAAGAGTGAGGACGGATGAATGTGGGCAGATAAGGATGCTTTAAGAATTGGCATCTGCCTAAAGAGCGTAAGACTTTACTCACTAGGTGATGGAAAGCCATCTGTGATGGTTACGTTTATGGGTCAACTTGACGGGGTcgtggggtgcccagatatttggccaaACCTTAttcttggtgtgtctgtgaaggtgtttttggATAAGATTAACATTTACATCAGGAGACTGAATAAAGTAAATTGCCCTCCCTCACGTGGGTGGACCTCATCCAAGCACTGGAAAGCCTGAATAGACTGACCTTTCCCTACCCAGAGAGAATTCTCCTGCCTGATGCAGCCTTCCTACTGGTTCATTGGCTCTTCCTGGTTCTGCAGCGGCTTCTGGCCTTCTGACTCAAACTGGGATATCAGCTCTGCAGATTTTGAACTTTCCAGCCTCAATAGTCATGTGAGCCAATCTCTtataatctctttctttctctctctctctgtatatataactgattggTTCTACCTCTCTGGAGGACCTTAATACATCTGTTATATGTCAAGCATTCTGTCACGGTGCTGAGACTATAACAGGCAAACATGACACAGGCTGTCGTGTGCCATCAGAGTTCAGTTTGCCTGGACTCAGTAGCCAGTGTTGGGTGATGTGATGCGGggtggtgggcaggggccagagcAAGAGGGGGTCTTGGAGGCCATAGAAAGCAGTATGGATTTTATACTGTAGACCAGTGCTTTTCCAAAGTTCAATACCACCTTCATGATTCTTGGCATATCCGGATTTCAACTGCATTCTTACTtgcttgatatattttaaaaaatcacttttctgcctgttcattttttaaactgttgtaAGCCATAATACCTATGAGattatggaatttttttctcattacacatgaaaataaatctaaaacCATGACAATAAAAAGATGTTGTTCCATATactgcttaaaatattttcatctttgtcCCACATTTTGGGAAAAGTTGTCATGAGTGATAGGGATGGGGTGGACATCAGGGGTTTTAGGCAGGAATGTGACACGCTGAGATTTATGTTTTGGAAAGATTCACTCTGGCTGTTGAGTGGAGAATAGATTGTCAGACAATAGATTGCTGGGAAATCTTGCAGGTGTCTGGCTGAGTTGTGGTAAGAGTCTGAACCGAGGATGTGCAGTGGAAATAGAGAGGAAGGGACAGATTTGAGGGGCGTCCAGAGGTAGAATTTGATAGGACTTAGAGACCAGTGGCGTGGGGATTGAGGAGAAGGCAGGTTGTCTCTGTGATGGCTTTGCTTTGGTTGCCTGGGAAGACAGAGGTGTCTTTACAgaggcagggagcccaggtgGGGAGGCTAAGGTCAAATCCAAAGAGCAGGATATGCGAAGCAAAGGTTCCCAGGGCTACAGGGTTGGACTACAGATTTAGCAATGATGCTGTGAGGTTCATTGTGCCTTAATAGCAAACCCAtgctttaaattaaattaaaacatttttagtttaACTAGTCTGAGTGGACCCACATAGGCATTCTCTTCTAGTTATTACTGAGAATGACTAAGTATTATAATTGAGCTGAAAATAATCTCCCACCCATACTTGCTGGGTTGGTTTCTAAGTATTGCTTGGGTTTTTAAGTAATGTAACAAAGTTGTGTTCTTTCCAAGTGTTAATTTTAAAGACTGCAGATGGTAACCATCTGTTACACGACTAGCATTTTACAATATTTGATTAGCACTTTATATAGTTTGGGAAAGCCTGCTAGTGGAGCCTGCCCATCAGTCTTTGGTGGTATGTCCTCTGTGGTAGCCCTTGAAGGTCTCTGTCCCCATGATATGTGGCTCCCCTCTGTTTGTTGTGCTGAAGTGTGACTAGTCGAACTGGCAGGTTGATACACGTCGCAAGACAACCCTGAAGAGCCCTGCCCTGTTTGCACTCTTCCTTAGAGCTGGAACCCTCAGAGCTCATTGGCAAAGCAGAATTTGGGAGGGCTAGATCTGTCCATCAGTTAGGActcttttggttgcaagtgacaaaacaacaaacccaaaCCTGCGGTTTGTTGGGCCCCTAGGCAAATCTGGGACTGCCTTCAGGTGCATGGTTTTGGGGCTCAGGTGACTTCTTTAGACTTGGTTTCAATCagggtctcagctctgccatctgcTGTGTGGCTTCAACCTCAGGCTTCAAGAGGAGGCAAGATGGCTTCCCTGAGGATGAAGTCCTCTCAGCATCGAGTCTAGAGGGAAAGAATGAAGCCTTTCCACTCACTCCTGCAGAGGTGTTGAGATTTGCTCCGATTGGACCAGTTTGTCACGTGCCCATCTGTGAACCAGTCCTCGTGACCGTGTGGATAAAGGGCTCTGATTGGTCAGGCCTGGAGTGGAGCCCCACCCAGACCTTGTGGGCTGAGACCTGGAGGGATGGATTCCCAGTGGCTCATCCCAGGATGTTACCAGGTGGGAGGATTGGGGGGAGCAGGCGGCCACCTGCCCACCCCAGTGTCAGAGTGAAAGGCCATAGTACCAGGAGCAATGGGCAAATTTAAACTGTGGAGACAGACATTTATTGTTGCCAGGAAGATCATACGCTGGAAACGGAATGAAGGAGCCTCTGAAACTAGCTCCTTAGTAAGTGTCCTTTCCTAATTTGAGATAGATTAGTATTTAGATTTAGTATtctggttctcttttttttttttttttttgagtgggtGGGGATTGTCTTCTTTTTATGTTACTTTAAAACTAAGGCCCCTCACTTAATCTTGGTCTGTTAGCTTCTCCATTTGGAACACAGTGAGCTTCTCTCTCAGAGAGGGGAAATCTGTGCAGAGGAGATAACAGATTCCATTCAGTCCAGTTCAACAAACAGGGCACGAAGCATTGGGGCCCGGGCCAGGCTCAGTAGGTCTGGCAGCTGATGAATCCCCAGCAGTGTGGGAAGCCCTGTTACAGCTCCAGGAACGTGGCACCGcatccccccccctcccccccagggaGGGACAGTCACGaagggcttcccagaggaagtgacactGACCTGGCCCTGGAAGCATGAACACAAGTTCCTCACACGgaggagacagggaagggagCTCCATGCTGAGGGGGCTGTGTGTGCGAAGGCACAAGAGGTGACCTGTTTGCCAGCTGAAAGGGTCTGGGAGAAGTTCCTTGTGTCTGACTCTGGAGTGAGCCGAGAAACTGGTTCCGACACTCATTCTGGCGTCACTGTGGGGGCGATTGGGGAGTGACAGGCTTCAGGCAGGGGCACCAGGCAAGATGCTGTAGTAGAGGAGGTCCTGGCAGGATCCTCGGGAGCATCCTGTTAAATTGCAGCTTCtgtccagtaggtctggggtgacaCTGCGTTTCTAATTAGCTCATGGGTGATGTCTATGCTACTGGTctaggaccacactttgagtagcgaGGCTCAGACCTCTGGGCGTTCTTCCCTCTGTTGCCTGAAGTCAGCTGGTTTCTCAGTGACTGTGACGCAGGATCTTCCTGCTCATCTCCCTTACTCCTCCTGGCATGACACCTCCTCATCTACCACCTGAAGCTGGTCTCCAGAAGGAAGACGACAGGATGAGGCTGAGCCTCTCACCTTTGGTCCTTGCAGGCCTGCTCTGAGCTGAGACTTCTGCAGGGCCGAATGCCCAGCCTGAGCGCGGGGTCTGGGGTCCCTGGGGACCTGGCTCCACACTGTATCAGATACGTCTGCTTCCCAGAGTGCTGGAAGCTGGGGGCCAGGGCTGAGTGTTGGCTTGATGCCTAGAAGTGATGCTCTGTGTTTTCCAGGGACAGAGGTCTTGCAGATGGCCCCGCTACCGGGGGCAGAGCTGGTCCAGAGGCCGCTGCAGCTCTACCGATACCTGCTGCGCTGTTGCCGGCAGCTGCCAACCAAGGGCATCCAGGAGCATTATAAGCATGCTGTCAGGCAGGTGGGAATAGGGTCCActgggcttggggtggggggcttccTGTAATAAGGGGCTATCACAGGGTTGGGGGCCAGGGGCAGTGGGCAGGGATGGATTTTTCCGgtggtggggttgggggtggcagTTCCGTAAGAGCCACCGGAAAGCAGTGCTGGCCAGCCCAGCTCCTCTCTCTGGTTTCTGTTCCGGAAATAGGATGCACCCAGCACAGCAGCTCTGTGCCAGGGCTTGAATAAGGCAGCTAAACAGATCATTAAAATAGAGTGTGAGACATAACATCATTCTGACAGGCATACCTGCCAATAATGCACAATCTGaatttaatcatgagaaaacatcaggtaAACCCAGACTGAGCAGCCGTCTGCCACATAACCAGCCTGTGCTTATCAAATGTGTCAACATCCTGAAGCACAAAGGCAGATGACTGCTCTGGTTTAAAGGGGACTAAAGAGATGTGACAACTAAGTGTAAGGAGTGATCCCAGattggatcctggaccagaaaaagCAATGATtgtaaaggacattattggggaAATTCATGAAGCTGGAATATGGACTGTAGATTAGATAATAGTATTATATCAGTGTTCAACTTTCTGAATTTGATtgctgtggttatgtaagagaacGCCCTTGCTTACATACCCAAAGTATTCAGGGGTTAAGGGCATGATACCTGAAACTTTAAATGCTTCCAGAAATTTTTATACAAACCCATATAGAGCATGATAAAGCAACGTGGCAAAATAGTAACAGTTGGTGATTCTGGTAGGGAATTCTTTCGTAATATTCTTGCAGTTTTTCTGtagattaaaaattatttccaaataaaaagttaaaagctaaaatttatataaatatagtatggaaagtaaaaaaatagaGGTAGCAACAGAGGGTCGTGGAAACATGGAGAAGGAGTAGTTAGCTGTCTGAGGGAGTctgggaggacttcctggaggtgAGCATTTGAGGTGCTTCTAAAGATAAGTAGGAGGACATGTGGGGTTGAGAGTGACATATCAGAGGAAGTAACCAGTTCTTTTGAAGGGCCATGAGAGCCACACCAGTGAAACTGAATCTCATGTTGCTTTTCAAAGGCGAACATCTGGTCAAAGCAAACAGCAGCCCTGCATTGCTCTGCTTTGGGCCTGGCTGGATTTTCCAAAGCCACCCTCTCcactgcccctcccttccctgcatGGCTCTCCAGCATGGGTCTGGAGAAACTCTGCTCTTCTCTGTGGTGAGGCCATGCAGAGAGCTCAGCCTGGTGAAAGCAGCTTCCTGGGAAGAGCAAAcgaagcagagagatggaagcTTCCCTTAGGCCTCTGCTACCCGATAACCTTTGGGCCCAGCTTGATTTGGGGGTAACTTGGGGCCAGTCTTCCTTCTCACGGCTGCCCTGCTGGCAGGAGTACAGGCTGTGTAGTCAGCTGGTCCAGGATTCAAATGCTGGTGCCGTTGCTTAACGGCAAGTTAGagtttctgagcctgtttcctcatctcagGGTGGGCTCATCGTAACTGTCTGTGGAGGGGTAAGAGTGATGCTGAGTGTACAGTGCCCACAGTGTGCCTGGCCCACAGCTGCTGCTCTGAAGCTGCCAGTCCTGTGATTTTTGCCTAGTCATCTTTCCCTGTGCTTAAACCTCCAGAGTTTCCAAGTTCATTCGGATGAAGACAACCCTGAGAGGATCCAGCAGATTATTAAACGAGCCATTGAAGACGCTGACTGGATCCTGAGCAAAGTAAGTGCTCGGCTCCGACTTCCACCTGCGAGTTGGGGTTGAGGGCTGTAACCTCCGTGACCACCAGGGGTCGCCCCTGCCCCACAGTTGAGACCGATCAGCGCTGTGGAGGCCCCCCTCCCCTCACCAGCCGCTCCCCTCCTCCAGAAGCCCAAAGGTGATGGCAGATGCCCTTCTGGTTGCGTTTTCTGCAGGGGGGTGCGCATCCTTAATCCCTAAAGGCAAACTTCTGCCTCACAGTGCTGAATAAGCTGAGATGGGGccacaggaagaaggaagagaacagTCTTGCTGGTAGCAATAGTGCCAAAGCTGGCAGCAGCCTTGTGATGGCTCAGAGAGGAAAGCTGGGTGAGGCAGGGTTACCGAGGAAACATTCGAGTATCTGTTTTGGTAGAGGCAGGAAGGGAGTCAGGAATACAGACAGGCTTGCTGGTCCTAACACTTGGTATTAGAACAGCCTTGAGAGCTGGAGCACACCCCTCCACTCTGTCCTTCTGAATCAGATCTCCATAGGTGGGGTCCAGGATTTGTGTTTTAAACTCAGTGATCGGACTAGTTGGTTTCTGAATGTTGTCTTCTAtaaccagagattttttttttttcttctgaacgAGTCTCAGCTTCAAGGGAAGACTGGACACACCACAATTTTCAATTCCAATGTTCCCAGTGTCTTTCTTATCCTCTCTCCCCAACCCCATCAGCTTCCTTCTCTATTGGAACCAACTAGAGACTTGACTGTCTGCTGCCTGCTGACCGGGTTCCACTGCCTCTAAGAAGCCCTTGCAGGAGGCAGCTGAGGCCTAGTGACCACAGTTCTCAGGACTTCCCGGGTCCTCCCTCCCCGCCGCTGGCTTCCCTCACCCACTCGTAATGATCTCTCTGTCTTacagtataaaaaacaaaactgagactCCAGGACGTAGTGAGTGCAGCTGCCTTGGAGACACTGATATTGAGAGCCCTCGCTTCGCCTGGCActaagcagcagcagcagttttGGAATATCCACTAGCCTCGTTGGCTGGGAGCAGGAAATCAGGGGTAGGAGAAGCTGATATTTGCTCAGACGGATCTTCTTGCCATGTTTGTGTCTCCAGTGTCTCCTTTATGTTTGCTTTTCCAGCTGGTTATGATGTGAGATTTGGGGACAATGTGTTTTCTCACTTTGCACTGAAAGTGATTCATTTACTCTGGGCATCATTCTTTGAGACCCAGAGCCGGTGTGCCCTCATATAGCTGGCTGTACAGAGGACAGGGCATGGGTTTAAGAACCAGACagatctggatttgaatctcagctcaGCGGCTTTTCAAGGGTGTTGGCTTCAAGTCCAGTTTCCTCCTTCATTAGGATTAGATAAGATGAAATCAAAGAGCCTGACGTAGGACATGGTATGCGGTGGGGCCAGTAAACATCCCTCTGAGGAAGCCGTCCTGTGCCGCTCCCGGCGCGGTACTCACACATCTCTCTGACTCCCTCCATATCAGGTCTTAGTTCCTTGTGGGCTGGTCCCGTCCCTGCCTGTCACCCCAGGCCCCCGAGCCCCGCAGTTGCACTGTGCCCAGCCGTCCGCCCAGCAGCTGCTCTTCCTGACACCAGCCCAGAGAGGCAGAAACCCTGGTCCTTGCCATCTTGGGGTTTATTGTGTCCCAGAGTGGCAAAACAAAGAACACCAGAGCAGCTGCGGTAGACGCCGGCGCGTCCGCGTCCAGGCTGTGTGAACCTGTGATCTGTTTTGACCGGCCCTTGCCTACTTCACTCCATCTTAGCAGGAAAGCGGGGAGGAGCAAGCCAGCAGTCTTGGGGTTATCGTGAGCCTGAAATCGGTGGAGAATGCAGACCGGGGTCACATCCCACCTCCACACAAGTTACTCTTGGGTGACTTACCTCCTCTCCTTCAGCTTCGGTTTCCCCGTCTGTCCAGCAGAGTAATGACCGTACCTACCACATGGGGCCATGGTGAGGAGTCATGAGCCCTGATGTACACCAAGTGCTTCACCCAGAACCCGGCCTGGGGAGCCAGGGAGAagggagctcagagaggttgggcCCCTTCTCAAGGTCACAAAACTGCTAAGCCAGGTCTGTGAATGTACCAAACACTATAGATTtaggagggaaaggagagcagccgggaaagagggaaggaggggtgagagggagggagggaggagggagggagggcagcaggGAATGTCGGGGTAACTGGCTGGAGTGGGCAGAGCAGCCAGAAGATGCAGAGAGAAGCCACACCAGGATGTGAGCGTCCCCCAAGGACTCTCAACCAGAGGATGAACTAGCTTACATTTGTGTCCTTGCAGTCATGTGACTTAAAGTGACTGAGATATGCCCACGTGCACGCAGTTGATCAGCAGATAATGAAGTAAATACATCAATTTGTGAAAGCTCTGGTGTATGTTACTCCCTACTGTGTGCCGTCATACTAGATGTTGAGGATTAGAGATAGGCAGACAGAAAGCTGCCTGGGAAGGGATCATTCTTCAGAGTCCTAATTCATTAATTGAAATGTCCAATCctaggtaaaaataaaatttcacaacttgAATTAAGGTGGTGGTATCTCCCCTCTTCCAGTTGGGATCTGCTGCAGTGGGAAACCCGCTGTCAGAGAAGGGGACACGGGTGGGCAGCCGTTGCTAActtgggggtggggcgggagtGGAGGGGCatgccaggcagaggggcagtTTCAGCAAAGGCTCCAAATAGTACCACTTGCTCAGGAACTCCCATGCTGTTCAGTGTGGTTGAGACACTGTGGGCGGAAGAGACAGTTCTACGATCATCTCTTTATGTAATTGTCTCCCACCTGAGAGTGaacccctggagggcagggaccatgggCCAGCTGTGTGCCTGCTGCCCAGGCGGTGAGCTGTAAGCATTTGTTGAATGGGAGAATGATAATACCAGGCAGACTGATGTCTCTCTTTTGTTAGAGTGTTTATTGCTTTTTCataatgggggaggctgggaggtggtGATTATTTCTTGGCCAagcactggtgtgtgtgtgtgtgtgtgtgtgttttcttatcACCGATGTTAATTTGGCCTAAgattgtattcattttttaaagaaccagtgTCATCTGATTGGTTTGCATTTGGCAgttaacatgaaaaaaatcttaaaagacatGATGCTAAGGGAAGCAAAGAACACCTTCATAGGAGAAGTAATGCTTAAGCTTGGTCTTCATAGAGAAAAGAATGTCTTTTCAGGTGAATGACTGAGGCAAGTAGAGCATTCCAGATGGGAGGAGAAGCATGGGCAAATAGCTATGGCATGAACAGGTTGGGGTGCTGGGAGAGTGAGAAATTTATTTGCAAGGTACAAGGGTGCCAGAGAACATCATGGACACGGCAAGAGGGAGGTCAGCAGTGGGGGTAGGAAAACCCACATCAGTTTGGGAATAGGAGTAGGTGAGACCGGTGATTAGAGAGGCCTGCTTTGGGCCAGTGGCTGAAATTAACAGGCCTAGGGGCTCTCGGGCTCAGCCAACCTCAAGGTTATGAGCCCTAGTCAGTTTCAGAGTTCAAATGAAGCTCCTCTTGTGCATTCATTACTCAAAGCTGAAAGGGAACAGGTGCCTCCCCAGATGTCAATAGAAAGGGATTCATTCTCTTCAGAGATGCTGTGTCTCCATGGTATTGACAGCAGCTCATTAACAGGAGGTAGAGCTAGAGATATTCTGATGGTTTGGAGAAACCTGATCCTGAATGAAGCTATCCAAGTGCCCACTCAAGGGCATGGCCCTCCTTTGGGACCCACTGCTACCCATATAGACCCCTGTACTTCTCAGGCGGGATGGTATTTATGGAATTAAAGGTCTCTCTGTTCCACAAGATAGTGAGTTCCAGTGGCAAGGATCATGACTTCAACTCATTCAGCATATGTATGTGAAGCTCCTGCTATGTGCAAGGCACCATGCCAGGTGTTGGTAGggtacctaaatgtaaggccttaACCTGGATCCCAATTACATTTTCCTATTGATTTTGGCTCATAAGGCCAGCGTGTCAGAATTAGTAGAATGTGGATCTAGCATGTTAATCACACTTCATTTCCTCTGCTGTTTTGCCGTTTATTCATTAATTCTGCGAACGTTGAGCACCTCTTATGTGTAAAAAATTCCATCTATAGTTTCATTAAGGTTGTGTTATGGGGTGGTTTAATTGCTCTCCTTATTGATCTGTGTGGTTTCTGGAGATGTATGGAGAGGTTTCATTTTGGGCACCCATGATTATCCATAGGAATCTAGTTTtttaatcaaactaaaaaaaaaatatttttttttcctgaaaatttcctATTGATAGACATTAGCccacatttacacacacatacataacatTTACTGCTGACAAGTCTGGCTGAGAAATGGTGAATGACtttgaaaacatgtttttctGACATTTTCACCTTACTATTACCGTAAATCTTTAAAATTCTTGAATCGGAGTGATAAGGAGAATTGCCCAAGGCTCCAACCTGTCAGTCTAGCCTCAACCTCCAGCCTCTAGGCATGTAGGTAAATGaacattctcattctttttttcatcttaGCTGCAGTGTTGGTTTCATGTTCTCTCTGGTCTGCATAATTGGCTGTGTCAGAAACTGCTGCTTGAGGAGCttggaaccctcgtacactgctggtgggaatgtagagtGGGGCACCTGCTTTGGAAGTTTCCCAAAATGTTAaacatggagttaccatatgactcagcagtcCTACTCCTGTGTATGTACCCAAGGGAAATGACATACATCTACACAAAACactttgtacacaaatgttcaaggctttattcataatagaaaaaaaaaaaaaaaaagcaaacaacccaaatatccatcaactgatgaatagataaatagatgtaGTATAGTTATACAATAGTATgtaattcagtaataaaaaggaatgaagtactgatacaccctgcaacatggatgaaccttgcaaacactatgttaagtgaaagaagccagtcgcaaaatacaaagatatattgtacgaTTCCACTTGTGTGAAATATCCATCATaggcaaatctatggagacaTAAAGTAGATTAGCCTAGGGGCTGGGAGGGGTAGGTGTTGGGAAGAGTGGGGTTTCCTtatggagtgatgaaaatattttaaaattagattatggtgaaggttgtacaactctgaatatgttaaaaaccactgaattgtatact
Protein-coding sequences here:
- the LYRM9 gene encoding LYR motif-containing protein 9; the encoded protein is MAPLPGAELVQRPLQLYRYLLRCCRQLPTKGIQEHYKHAVRQSFQVHSDEDNPERIQQIIKRAIEDADWILSKYKKQN